Proteins from a genomic interval of Arachis hypogaea cultivar Tifrunner chromosome 10, arahy.Tifrunner.gnm2.J5K5, whole genome shotgun sequence:
- the LOC112715642 gene encoding methylcrotonoyl-CoA carboxylase beta chain, mitochondrial isoform X2, translating to MFVANDPTVKGGTYYPITVKKHLRAQEIAAQCKLPCIYLVDSGGAFLPKQADVFPDKENFGRIFYNQAVMSSEGIPQIALVLGSCTAGGAYIPAMADESVMVKGNGTIFLAGPPLVKAATGEEVSAEDLGGAAVHCKTSGVSDYFAQDELHGLALGRNIIKNLHMAGKDVLQNGLKNINYEYKEPLYDANELRSIAPTDLKQQFDIRSVIARIVDGSEFDEFKKLYGSTLVTGFARIFGQPVGIIGNNGILFNESALKGAHFIEICTQRNIPLVFLQNITGFMVGSRSEAGGIAKSGAKMVMAVSCAKVPKITIIIGGSFGAGNYAMCGRAYNPNFMFLWPNARISVMGGAQAAGVLAQIEKANKKKQGIQWIKEEEEKFKEKVVEAYEREGCPYYSTARLWDDGIIDPADTRKVIGLCISASLNRATQDTKYGVFRM from the exons ATGTTTGTGGCCAATGACCCAACTGTTAAGGGAGGGACCTATTATCCTATCACTGTCAAGAAACATCTCAGGGCACAGGAGATCGCTGCACAATGCAAATTGCCCTGCATATAccttgttgatagtggaggagctTTCCTTCCGAAGCAGGCTGATGTCTTTCCGGACAAAGAAAACTTTGGTAGAATATTTTATAATCAAGCTGTTATGTCTTCTGAAGGCATTCCGCAAATTGCACTGGTCTTAGGCTCTTGCACTGCTGGTGGTGCCTATATACCCGCCATGGCTGATGAAAGTGTGATGGTCAAGGGCAATGGCACCATCTTTTTAGCAGGGCCTCCTCTTGTAAAG GCTGCAACTGGAGAGGAAGTCTCTGCTGAGGATTTGGGTGGTGCTGCTGTGCACTGCAAGACATCAGGTGTTTCAGACTATTTTGCTCAAG ATGAACTGCATGGACTTGCTCTTGGGAGGAATATTATAAAGAATCTGCATATGGCTGGTAAAGATGTTTTGCAAAATGGATTGAAAAACATAAACTATGAATATAAAGAGCCGTTATATGATGCCAATGAACTTCGTTCTATTGCTCCCACTGATCTTAAGCAACAGTTTGATATCCGATCGGTTATTGCTCGCATTGTTGATGGAAGTGAATTTGATGAATTCAAGAAATTGTATGGCAGT ACTCTTGTAACAGGTTTTGCTCGGATTTTTGGACAACCTGTTGGAATTATTGGaaacaatgggattttatttAATGAATCTGCTCTGAAAGGGGCCCATTTCATTGAAATATGCACTCAACGTAATATTCCCTTGGTCTTCCTTCAAAACATTACTGGATTCATG GTTGGGTCAAGATCCGAGGCAGGTGGCATAGCAAAGTCCGGTGCGAAAATGGTGATGGCTGTTTCTTGTGCAAAG GTACCTAAAATCACTATAATCATTGGTGGAAGCTTTGGTGCTGGGAATTATGCAATGTGTGGCCGTGCCTATAATCCCAATTTCATGTTCCTTTGGCCAAATGCCAGGATATCTGTGATGGGTGGTGCTCAG GCTGCCGGTGTGCTGGCGCAAATAGAGAAAGCCAATAAGAAAAAGCAAGGAATTCAG TGGATCAAGGAAGAGGAGGAAAAGTTTAAAGAAAAGGTTGTGGAGGCTTATGAGAGAGAAGGGTGTCCTTATTACTCAACAGCTAGGCTTTGGGATGATGGAATCATTGATCCAGCTGATACAAGGAAAGTAATTGGTCTATGCATCTCAGCGTCACTCAACCGTGCCACTCAAGATACCAAATATGGTGTATTTAGAATGTGA
- the LOC112715642 gene encoding methylcrotonoyl-CoA carboxylase beta chain, mitochondrial isoform X1, producing the protein MKKKMMMMMIGSFGRRKASWICSNLFGTRRAFSFGVLPDAVDRNSHVFAANSTSMQDLISELQSHVQRVVAGGGPEAVKRNRSRNKLLPRERIDRLLDPGSSFLELSQLAGHDLYGEPLPSAGIVTGIGPVHGQLCMFVANDPTVKGGTYYPITVKKHLRAQEIAAQCKLPCIYLVDSGGAFLPKQADVFPDKENFGRIFYNQAVMSSEGIPQIALVLGSCTAGGAYIPAMADESVMVKGNGTIFLAGPPLVKAATGEEVSAEDLGGAAVHCKTSGVSDYFAQDELHGLALGRNIIKNLHMAGKDVLQNGLKNINYEYKEPLYDANELRSIAPTDLKQQFDIRSVIARIVDGSEFDEFKKLYGSTLVTGFARIFGQPVGIIGNNGILFNESALKGAHFIEICTQRNIPLVFLQNITGFMVGSRSEAGGIAKSGAKMVMAVSCAKVPKITIIIGGSFGAGNYAMCGRAYNPNFMFLWPNARISVMGGAQAAGVLAQIEKANKKKQGIQWIKEEEEKFKEKVVEAYEREGCPYYSTARLWDDGIIDPADTRKVIGLCISASLNRATQDTKYGVFRM; encoded by the exons atgaagaagaagatgatgatgatgatgattggttCATTTggaagaagaaaagcaagttgGATTTGCTCCAACTTGTTCGGAACAAGAAGGGCTTTCAGCTTCGGCGTTCTTCCCGATGCCGTTGATCGCAACTCCCATGTCTTCGCCGCTAACTCAACCTCCATGCAAGACTTGATCTCCGAGCTCCAATCTCACGTCCAAAGGGTAGTTGCCGGTGGAGGACCAGAAGCTGTGAAGAGGAACAGGAGCAGGAACAAGCTTCTCCCCAGAGAGAGAATCGATCGCCTCCTTGATCCTGGTTCTTCGTTCCTTGAGCTCTCACAG CTTGCAGGACATGACTTGTATGGAGAACCCTTGCCTTCTGCTGGGATTGTTACTGGGATAGGTCCGGTTCATGGGCAACTTTGTATGTTTGTGGCCAATGACCCAACTGTTAAGGGAGGGACCTATTATCCTATCACTGTCAAGAAACATCTCAGGGCACAGGAGATCGCTGCACAATGCAAATTGCCCTGCATATAccttgttgatagtggaggagctTTCCTTCCGAAGCAGGCTGATGTCTTTCCGGACAAAGAAAACTTTGGTAGAATATTTTATAATCAAGCTGTTATGTCTTCTGAAGGCATTCCGCAAATTGCACTGGTCTTAGGCTCTTGCACTGCTGGTGGTGCCTATATACCCGCCATGGCTGATGAAAGTGTGATGGTCAAGGGCAATGGCACCATCTTTTTAGCAGGGCCTCCTCTTGTAAAG GCTGCAACTGGAGAGGAAGTCTCTGCTGAGGATTTGGGTGGTGCTGCTGTGCACTGCAAGACATCAGGTGTTTCAGACTATTTTGCTCAAG ATGAACTGCATGGACTTGCTCTTGGGAGGAATATTATAAAGAATCTGCATATGGCTGGTAAAGATGTTTTGCAAAATGGATTGAAAAACATAAACTATGAATATAAAGAGCCGTTATATGATGCCAATGAACTTCGTTCTATTGCTCCCACTGATCTTAAGCAACAGTTTGATATCCGATCGGTTATTGCTCGCATTGTTGATGGAAGTGAATTTGATGAATTCAAGAAATTGTATGGCAGT ACTCTTGTAACAGGTTTTGCTCGGATTTTTGGACAACCTGTTGGAATTATTGGaaacaatgggattttatttAATGAATCTGCTCTGAAAGGGGCCCATTTCATTGAAATATGCACTCAACGTAATATTCCCTTGGTCTTCCTTCAAAACATTACTGGATTCATG GTTGGGTCAAGATCCGAGGCAGGTGGCATAGCAAAGTCCGGTGCGAAAATGGTGATGGCTGTTTCTTGTGCAAAG GTACCTAAAATCACTATAATCATTGGTGGAAGCTTTGGTGCTGGGAATTATGCAATGTGTGGCCGTGCCTATAATCCCAATTTCATGTTCCTTTGGCCAAATGCCAGGATATCTGTGATGGGTGGTGCTCAG GCTGCCGGTGTGCTGGCGCAAATAGAGAAAGCCAATAAGAAAAAGCAAGGAATTCAG TGGATCAAGGAAGAGGAGGAAAAGTTTAAAGAAAAGGTTGTGGAGGCTTATGAGAGAGAAGGGTGTCCTTATTACTCAACAGCTAGGCTTTGGGATGATGGAATCATTGATCCAGCTGATACAAGGAAAGTAATTGGTCTATGCATCTCAGCGTCACTCAACCGTGCCACTCAAGATACCAAATATGGTGTATTTAGAATGTGA